One part of the Quercus lobata isolate SW786 chromosome 7, ValleyOak3.0 Primary Assembly, whole genome shotgun sequence genome encodes these proteins:
- the LOC115953056 gene encoding threonine dehydratase biosynthetic, chloroplastic yields MDTSTLRLTPCHSSLLRPKHFDLAPPTFTGTHTTATASKNKNRLTIAATLSKPTAEISSTAVTSRENPLQVSTSAPPPPPRMKVSPESLQYLPGFLGAVPERTVTDGSGEDILEAMGYLTNILSSKVYDVAIESPLQFATKLSERLGVKVWLKREDLQPVFSFKLRGAYNMMAKLKKEQLDRGVICSSAGNHAQGVALAAKKLGCDAVIAMPVTTPEIKWQSVKKLGATVVLVGDAYDEAQAYAKKRAIEEGRTFIPPFDHPDVIMGQGTVGMEIMRQMKGPLKAIFVPVGGGGLIAGIAAYVKRVAPEVKIIGVEPSDANAMALSLHHGQRVILDKVGGFADGVAVKEVGEETFRLCKELVDGVVLVSRDAICASIKDMFEEKRSILEPAGALSLAGAEAYCKYYGLEGDNVVAITSGANMNFDNLRVVTELANVGRQQEAVLTTVMPEEPGSFKRFCELVGPLNITEFKYRCNSDKEAIVLYSVGVHKVSELEEFQARMESSRLKTFNLTKSDLVKDHLRYLMGGRSTVQNEILCRFTFPERPGALMKFLDAFSPRWNISLFHYRGQGETGANVLVGVQIASSEMNEFHDRANNLGYDYVVVTNDNNFQLLMH; encoded by the exons ATGGACACCTCCACCCTCCGTCTCACCCCATGCCATTCCTCTCTCCTCCGCCCCAAACACTTCGACTTGGCCCCGCCAACCTTCACCGGGACCCACACTACCGCCACCGcctccaaaaacaaaaaccgtTTGACAATCGCCGCCACTCTGTCAAAACCGACGGCTGAGATCTCCTCAACCGCTGTGACTTCCCGAGAAAATCCGTTACAGGTGTCCACGTCAGCTCCTCCTCCGCCGCCTCGAATGAAAGTCTCGCCCGAGTCGCTGCAATACCTTCCGGGTTTCCTCGGAGCCGTACCGGAGCGCACTGTTACAGACGGCAGCGGTGAAGACATTCTCGAAGCAATGGGTTACCTCACCAACATACTTTCATCTAAGGTCTATGACGTGGCAATCGAATCGCCATTGCAGTTCGCTACCAAGCTCTCCGAGCGTCTCGGCGTCAAGGTTTGGCTCAAGAGAGAAGATTTACAGCCT GTTTTCTCGTTCAAGCTGCGTGGAGCTTATAATATGATggcaaaacttaaaaaagaacAGTTGGATAGAGGGGTCATTTGCTCATCTGCTGGAAATCATGCACAAGGTGTTGCATTAGCTGCCAAGAAACTTGGCTGCGATGCCGTGATTGCTATGCCTGTTACTACACCAGAGATCAAG tGGCAATCTGTTAAGAAGCTGGGCGCCACAGTTGTTCTTGTGGGGGATGCCTATGATGAGGCACAAGCATATGCCAAAAAAAGGGCCATTGAGGAAGGCCGTACCTTCATACCTCCTTTTGATCACCCAGATGTCATCATGGGGCAGGGAACTGTTGGGATGGAAATTATGCGTCAAATGAAAGGCCCGTTGAAAGCAATATTTGTGCCTGTGGGTGGTGGCGGGCTTATAGCCGGTATTGCTGCTTATGTAAAGAGGGTTGCTCCAGAG GTAAAGATTATTGGGGTGGAGCCTTCTGATGCAAATGCAATGGCACTGTCCTTACATCATGGTCAAAGAGTGATATTGGACAAGGTTGGAGGTTTTGCAGATGGTGTAGCTGTTAAAGAGGTTGGTGAAGAAACTTTCCGCTTATGTAAGGAATTGGTAGATGGTGTAGTACTTGTAAGCCGTGATGCTATCTGTGCCTCAATAAAG GACATGTTTGAGGAGAAAAGGAGCATTTTAGAACCGGCAGGTGCTCTTTCTCTTGCTGGAGCTGAAGCATACTGCAAGTATTATGGTCTTGAGGGGGATAATGTTGTAGCAATAACTAGTGGAGCAAACATGAATTTCGATAATCTGAGGGTGGTGACTGAACTGGCTAATGTTGGTAGGCAACAAGAAGCTGTGCTTACAACTGTTATGCCAGAGGAGCCTGGAAGCTTCAAAAGATTTTGTGAACTG GTAGGACCACTGAATATCACTGAATTCAAATATAGGTGTAACTCTGACAAAGAAGCTATTGTTCTGTACAG TGTTGGCGTTCACAAGGTTTCTGAACTTGAAGAATTTCAAGCACGGATGGAATCTTCTCGACTTAAGACTTTCAATCTTACAAAAAGTGACTTGGTTAAAGATCACCTACGATATTTG ATGGGAGGCAGATCAACTGTTCAAAATGAGATTCTTTGTCGATTTACCTTCCCAGAGAGGCCTGGTGCTCTGATGAAGTTCTTGGATGCTTTTAGTCCTCGTTGGAATATAAGTTTGTTCCATTACCGTGGGCAG GGTGAAACTGGTGCAAATGTATTGGTTGGCGTGCAGATTGCAAGTAGTGAGATGAATGAATTTCATGATCGTGCCAACAATCTTGGATACGATTATGTGGTGGTAACCAATGACAATAACTTCCAGCTTTTGATGCATTGA
- the LOC115953057 gene encoding GDSL esterase/lipase At5g03820-like has product MRFSSCLLGSFLVVVVFSVAHGDPLVPALNIFGDSVVDVGNNNNLYTLVKANFPPYGRDFVNQSPTGRFCNGKLATDFTAEFLGFTSYPPAYLSQEATGKNLLTGANFASASSGYYDSTAQLYHAISLSQQLNYYQEYQTKVVNMVGSAKAKSIFSGAIHLLSAGSSDFIQNYYINPLLYRAYSPDQFSDILIRSYSTFIQNLYGLGARRIGVTGLPPTGCLPAAITLFGLGSNQCVERLNKDAISFNKKINSTSQSLQKKLPGLKLVVFDIYQPLLDMVTKPADNGFFESRRACCGTGTVETSLLCNARSPGTCSNATDYVFWDGFHPSEAANKVLASDLLSQGISLI; this is encoded by the exons atgaggttcTCAAGTTGTCTCTTGGGTTCATTTCTTGTTGTAGTGGTTTTCTCAGTAGCTCATGGGGATCCTCTTGTTCCTGCACTAAACATATTTGGGGACTCTGTGGTTGATGTGGGAAACAATAACAACCTTTATACACTGGTCAAGGCAAACTTTCCTCCTTATGGCAGAGACTTTGTTAATCAGAGTCCCACTGGAAGATTTTGCAATGGAAAGCTTGCCACAGATTTTACTG CTGAGTTCCTTGGTTTCACTTCATATCCACCTGCTTACCTTAGCCAGGAAGCCACTGGCAAGAACCTCTTGACCGGAGCCAATTTTGCCTCAGCTTCTTCTGGTTATTATGACAGTACAGCCCAGCTATAT CATGCCATTTCATTGAGCCAGCAGTTGAATTACTACCAGGAATACCAGACCAAAGTTGTGAACATGGTTGGATCAGCCAAAGCCAAATCCATATTTTCTGGTGCAATCCACCTCCTGAGTGCAGGAAGCAGTGATTTCATTCAGAACTACTATATCAATCCCCTCCTTTATAGAGCATACTCGCCTGATCAATTCTCAGACATCCTCATCAGATCTTACTCCACCTTCATTCAG AACCTCTATGGACTGGGGGCAAGGAGGATTGGTGTGACAGGCCTACCGCCAACAGGGTGTTTGCCTGCAGCCATCACGCTTTTTGGCTTAGGAAGCAATCAGTGTGTTGAAAGATTGAACAAAGATGCCATTTCATTCAACAAAAAGATAAACAGCACATCTCAAAGTTTGCAGAAAAAACTTCCCGGTCTCAAGCTCGTGGTGTTTGATATCTACCAGCCTCTGTTAGATATGGTTACAAAGCCTGCTGACAATG GGTTTTTTGAATCAAGAAGAGCTTGCTGCGGAACAGGTACAGTGGAGACCTCACTGCTTTGCAATGCCAGGTCACCAGGGACATGCTCCAATGCGACAGATTATGTGTTTTGGGATGGATTCCATCCCTCTGAAGCCGCTAATAAGGTCTTGGCTAGCGATCTACTTTCGCAGGGAATCTCCCTCATCTAG
- the LOC115954050 gene encoding protein CHUP1, chloroplastic, translated as MGTTSKAEVMKPALLKVGIPLAISVAGFVCARIMARKSSTVLKDYSLQTEVTSPRTNVCDVFNDEDSFHSFPSTMEDEEPMINDASLANMVDDLESGMKPKFEEILGFRSQVEDLERRAWELEKQFVSYCDLKEQESLLMELKNMVLLEIAHVEFLDREISSAEAENERLRNLVVQFVGVLEQLEHWKSKNGLLQRKVKRLLRRTKQQSHVIREQNMKIEDTEAEILRNCDEIETRSNVIRKLEEEVRELHKIMDQMQGEKNELLNKLELAENSASSISKIEGEVIAMEAYNKLVNELEHLQKDRAAEVGELIFLRWINACLRHQLMRNHEQQQQQQQQQQQNHDKKSDSDPCFEGGQEIGNCSLEHELDNSHLEHNEPCFGVVETVEESSEHACSKRGKLLQRLRRWVEGSDKARGKLDDKRRHEIKCFARHSASDGAEEQLQARSCSGA; from the exons ATGGGGACAACATCAAAGGCAGAGGTCATGAAGCCAGCACTCCTCAAAGTTGGTATTCCTTTAGCTATATCTGTAGCTGGTTTTGTTTGTGCTAGGATCATGGCAAGGAAAAGTAGTACTGTTCTTAAGGATTATTCATTGCAAACTGAGGTTACTTCTCCCAGAACCAATGTTTGTGATGTGTTTAATGATGAAGATAGCTTTCATAGCTTTCCTTCCACCATGGAAGATGAAGAACCAATGATCAATGACGCTAGTCTTGCAAATATGGTAGATGATTTAGAAAGTGGGATGAAGCCAAAATTTGAAGAGATTTTAGGATTTAGAAGCCAAGTAGAAGATCTTGAAAGGAGAGCATGGGAGCTAGAGAAGCAGTTTGTGAGTTATTGTGATTTAAAAGAGCAAGAGTCTTTGCTTATGGAGCTTAAGAACATGGTGTTATTGGagattgctcatgttgagttcTTGGATAGGGAAATTTCATCCGCGGAGGCTGAGAATGAAAGACTTCGAAATTTGGTAGTACAATTTGTGGGAGTTCTAGAGCAATTAGAACATTGGAAATCAAAAAATGGGTTGCTTCAAAGGAAGGTAAAGAGGCTTTTGAGAAGAACCAAGCAGCAATCACATGTTATAAGAGAGCAAAATATGAAGATTGAAGATACAGAAGCAGAAATTTTGAGAAATTGTGATGAGATAGAAACAAGGTCTAATGTCATCAGGAAATTGGAGGAAGAAGTTAGAGAGCTGCACAAAATTATGGACCAAATgcagggggaaaaaaatgaacttttgaatAAGCTTGAGTTGGCAGAAAATTCAGCTTCATCAATCTCCAAG ATTGAAGGAGAAGTTATAGCCATGGAAGCTTACAATAAGCTTGTAAATGAACTGGAACATCTCCAGAAGGATCGAGCAGCTGAGGTTGGGGAATTGATTTTCCTAAGATGGATCAATGCATGCTTAAGGCATCAGTTAATGAGAAATcatgaacaacaacaacaacagcaacaacaacaacaacagaatCATGACAAGAAAAGTGACTCTGACCCATGTTTTGAAGGTGGCCAAGAAATTGGAAATTGTAGCTTAGAGCATGAATTAGATAACTCTCATTTGGAGCACAATGAGCCTTGCTTTGGTGTAGTTGAGACTGTTGAGGAGAGTAGTGAACATGCTTGTTCCAAAAGGGGAAAGTTACTTCAAAGGCTTAGAAGATGGGTGGAAGGCAGTGATAAGGCAAGAGGGAAATTAGATGATAAAAGAAGGCATGAAATTAAGTGCTTTGCTAGGCATTCTGCTTCTGATGGGGCAGAGGAACAACTTCAAGCAAGGTCTTGTTCTGGTGCATGA